A single region of the Accipiter gentilis chromosome 6, bAccGen1.1, whole genome shotgun sequence genome encodes:
- the PID1 gene encoding PTB-containing, cubilin and LRP1-interacting protein isoform X3: protein MLCVLGVTYLGKVSTTGMQFLSGCTEKPVIELWKKHTLAREDIYPANALLEIRPFQVWLHHLDLKGEATVHMDTFQVARIAYCTADHNVSPNIFAWVYREINDDLSYQMDCHAVECESKLEAKKLAHAMMEAFKKTFHSMKSDGRIHRNSSSEEVSHEFESDDG from the exons ATGCTCTGTGTGCTGGGG GTTACATATTTGGGTAAGGTTTCCACAACAGGGATGCAATTTTTGTCAGGCTGCACAGAGAAACCAGTCATTGAATTATGGAAGAAGCACACACTTGCCAGGGAGGATATTTACCCAGCTAACGCCCTTCTGGAAATTCGCCCTTTCCAAGTCTGGCTGCATCATCTGGACCTCAAAGGCGAGGCAACAGTCCACATGGATACCTTTCAGGTAGCACGTATAGCCTACTGCACTGCTGACCACAACGTCAGCCCAAACATCTTTGCTTGGGTCTATCGGGAGATCAACGATGACTTGTCCTACCAGATGGACTGCCATGCTGTAGAGTGTGAGAGCAAGCTGGAGGCCAAGAAGCTGGCCCATGCCATGATGGAGGCCTTTAAGAAGACTTTTCACAGCATGAAAAGCGATGGCCGGATCCACAGGAACAGCTCATCAGAGGAAGTGTCTCATGAATTTGAATCTGATGATGGCTGA